Proteins from one Panicum virgatum strain AP13 chromosome 7K, P.virgatum_v5, whole genome shotgun sequence genomic window:
- the LOC120639833 gene encoding uncharacterized protein LOC120639833, with the protein MVAEPLVHKVLSMATTSSSSKKVRPAAASAKGGADAAAEDGRVAILSFEVANAMSRAANLYRSLSDAEAARLLGPLCLGSHAVRALVPGDDARLLALALAEKLDALNRVAAVATRLGRRCTVPSLMGFDHVYADLLAGRSDAAAFAVATPSEAASLVRKLDRLAAATAALYAELEALTELEQSARKLPTDEARRALEQRTRWRRHDVRRLRDSSLWNWTYDKAVLLLARAVCAIYDRIRLVFGDPMLGLDLLATTRESVQCDQSRQLSGPVTANSGPLQNNLSDCKSGPIARGDPDMPLSVNFRSNCGASPGKMFMECFSLSRSVSWKDGFEDEFLEDSSCISTIRSGMLVPFSGEQGVSTTPTKSGKIGRRVRFGPKSTVTSLAPPSTIGGSALALHYANIIIIIEKLLRYPHLVGEEARDDLYQMLPSSLKVALRKNLKTYVKNMAIYDAFLAHDWRETLEKTLAWLAPMAHNMIRWQAERNFEQQQIVLKGNVLLLQTLYFADREKTEAVICELLVGLNYICRYEQQQNALLDCSSSLDFDDCVEWQLQ; encoded by the coding sequence ATGGTGGCGGAGCCGCTGGTCCACAAGGTGCTCTCCATGGCGACCACGTCGTCCTCGTCCAAGAAGGTgcgccccgcggcggcgagcgccaaGGGCGGCGCCGACGCGGCCGCGGAGGACGGCAGGGTGGCCATCCTGTCCTTCGAGGTGGCCAACGCCATGTCGCGTGCCGCCAACCTCTACCGCTCGCTCTCCGACGCCGAGGCGGCGCGCTTGCTCGGCCCGCTCTGCCTCGGCTCCCACGCCGTGCGCGCGCTCGTCCCCGGCGACGACGCGCGCctcctcgcgctcgcgctcgccgagaagctcgacgCGCTCAaccgcgtcgccgccgtggccacgcgcCTCGGGCGGCGGTGCACCGTCCCCTCGCTCATGGGCTTCGACCACGTCTACGCcgacctcctcgccggccgctccgacgccgccgccttcgccgtcgCCACGCCCTCCGAGGCCGCCTCGCTCGTGCGCAAGCtcgaccgcctcgccgccgccaccgccgcgctctACGCCGAGCTCGAGGCGCTCACCGAGCTCGAGCAGTCGGCGCGGAAGCTCCCCACCGACGAGGCCCGCCGCGCGCTCGAGCAGCGCACGCGCTGGCGACGCCACGACGTGCGCCGCCTCAGGGACTCGTCGCTCTGGAACTGGACCTACGACAAGGCCGTGCTCCTGCTCGCGCGCGCCGTCTGCGCCATCTACGACCGCATCCGCCTTGTGTTCGGCGACCCAATGCTGGGGCTCGACCTGCTGGCCACCACCCGGGAGTCTGTCCAATGTGACCAAAGCCGCCAGCTCTCTGGTCCAGTGACGGCAAATTCAGGTCCTCTGCAGAACAATCTCAGCGATTGCAAGTCAGGGCCAATTGCCAGAGGTGATCCAGATATGCCGCTGTCGGTGAATTTTCGGTCAAATTGTGGAGCAAGCCCGGGGAAGATGTTCATGGAGTGCTTTAGCTTGAGTCGCTCAGTATCTTGGAAGGATGGGTTCGAGGATGAGTTCTTGGAAGATTCCAGCTGCATTAGCACAATCAGGTCAGGGATGCTTGTACCGTTCAGTGGCGAGCAAGGGGTATCCACTACGCCAACCAAGAGCGGCAAGATTGGCAGAAGGGTACGGTTTGGTCCGAAGAGCACCGTGACATCACTTGCGCCACCATCCACAATTGGAGGCTCAGCGTTGGCGTTGCATTATGCaaacatcattatcatcattgaGAAGTTGCTCCGGTACCCACATCTCGTCGGGGAGGAGGCACGGGATGATCTGTACCAGATGCTGCCTTCAAGTTTGAAGGTGGCATTGaggaaaaatctgaaaacatatGTGAAGAACATGGCGATCTACGATGCGTTCCTCGCGCACGATTGGAGAGAGACGCTTGAGAAGACACTGGCTTGGCTTGCTCCGATGGCCCACAACATGATCCGGTGGCAGGCTGAGAGgaactttgagcagcagcagattGTGTTGAAGGGGAATGTGTTGCTATTGCAGACACTGTATTTCGCCGATCGGGAGAAGACGGAGGCAGTGATTTGTGAACTGCTTGTTGGGCTAAATTACATCTGCCGGTACGAGCAACAGCAGAATGCGCTGCTTGACTGCTCGAGTAGTCTCGACTTTGATGATTGTGTGGAGTGGCAACTTCAGTAG